From a single Osmerus mordax isolate fOsmMor3 chromosome 6, fOsmMor3.pri, whole genome shotgun sequence genomic region:
- the nbn gene encoding nibrin isoform X2: MWILIPLEVKGPGTGAAHYLLPSKDYVVGRKGCDVLLPNDQSISRAHAHLSAGDQSLTVKDSSKYGTFVNEERLSGVTPRNLKSGDRLTFGVFHSKFRIEHQVIVVCSSCLDMDGKTSLSQGLLPLGGRMVNTWTQDCTYLVMPSVKVTIKTICALLCCRPIVTQNYFSELIKAMQQKQEQPKVESFYPDIDEPSLNKDEVDLSERQERKRLFTDRTFVFLSSKQLKRLSSAVTFGGGRSHLLEEGKLPVSLLESPWSCVVDIVTGNSQAISPSTRKWADSVGQILQKKGFRFITESEIGLAAIYVSCEKYCNPSNEMGDSDSMRVRRVIPRASLSQNTAVEETVLQAASQNITAYVVNTEPSQRMDLSGVTAVGETPERNQSRGPSRPKPSLGRDQAASCTVAETMMSSFPATENAGVPKTRSTEPETRGRGNCTVSKFLAPPLQFSGSPKMSPQKGSHQKPKPLLQGSPHKQSSLTSFFQSVNKKRQREEGLPAESEPKRTAAPPSDTPHTRTNAPPVSTQASGADLFPGQPLSDRVSSLAQQGLRTRKRKEMEEDEVPKGSRAEGMEMEELESIMFEEMVDFEDEQMSQLEQNSANRKQAQETVKYASTNKKQRLQVEEHGTPNQRVNLDPVEGSSAGRFQGSLTALASASKKQQVHPESHHTANQTSSLDHQRSSSANTNLRAEVKDEEVSFVEGADMEDVDLPRRLLQVEFKSLMVTEPSRTRPASRTVNGHSQGKNFKRFRKVPVPATEGLPNIIGGSDLLAHHRGTSHELEDWLREAAEEERQSRCEETLGDDLFRYNPKPAKRK, encoded by the exons ATGTGGATACTGATCCCATTAGAAGTTAAAG GTCCCGGGACAGGTGCAGCCCACTACCTTCTGCCTAGTAAAGACTATGTGGTGGGGCGTAAGGGCTGTGACGTCCTTCTGCCCAACGACCAGTCTATCAGCCGGGCTCATGCACACCTTAGTGCCGGTGATCAG TCCCTGACGGTAAAGGACAGCTCTAAGTATGGCACGTTTGTGAACGAAGAGCGTCTGTCTGGAGTCACACCCAGGAATCTGAAGTCAGGGGACAGACTAACGTTTGGGGTCTTCCACAGCAAGTTCAG AATCGAACACCAGGTGATCGTGGTTTGTTCATCGTGCTTGGACATGGATGGGAAAACCTCCCTGTCTCAAGGCCTGCTTCCCCTGGGAGGCCGAATGGTCAACACCTGGACACAAGACTGCACTTACCTGGTCATGCCCTCAGTCAAAGTCACCATCAAG ACTATATGCGCTCTGCTGTGCTGTCGACCCATAGTTACACAGAATTACTTCTCTGAGCTCATTAAAGCAATGCAGCAGAAACAGGAGCAGCCTAAAGTGGAGAG CTTCTACCCGGATATTGACGAGCCCAGCTTGAACAAAGACGAAGTCGACCTGAGCGAGAGGCAGGAACGCAAACGTCTCTTCACTGACAGGACGTTTGTCTTCCTCAGCTCCAAACAG CTAAAACGCCTGAGTTCAGCAGTGACgtttggaggagggaggagccacctcctggaggaggggaaatTGCCAGTGTCACTCCTGGAGTCGCCATGGAGCTGTGTTGTTGACATAGTAACGGGGAACTCCCAGGCAATTTCACCGTCCACCAGGAAATGGGCTGATTCCGTGGGACAGATTCTACAgaa GAAGGGATTTCGATTTATCACAGAGTCTGAAATCGGATTGGCTGCCATTTATGTTTCTTGTGAAAAGTATTGCAATCCATCCAATGAAATGGGAGACTCAG ATTCAATGCGGGTGAGACGTGTTATTCCGAGAGCCTCTCTATCCCAGAACACCGCAGTGGAGGAGACTGTGCTCCAGGCAGCGTCACAGAACATCACAGCATATGTTGTCAACACAGAGCCATCCCAGcg GATGGACCTGAGTGGGGTGACGGCGGTAGGAGagaccccggagaggaaccAGAGCCGGGGCCCCAGCCGGCCCAAACCTTCCCTGGGCCGGGACCAGGCCGCCAGCTGCACCGTCGCAGAGACCATGATGTCATCATTCCCCGCCACAGAGAACGCAGGCGTCCCAAAGACAAGGAGCACAGAGCCAGAAACCCGAG GGAGAGGCAACTGCACCGTGTCAAAGTTCTTAGCCCCGCCTCTCCAGTTTAGTGGCAGTCCGAAGATGTCCCCTCAAAAAGGCTCTCACCAGAAACCAAAACCTTTGCTACAAGGTTCCCCACACAAACAGTCCTCCCTGACCAGCTTCTTCCAGTCTGTCAACAAGAAAAG GCAACGTGAGGAGGGCTTGCCTGCTGAGTCTGAACCGAAGAGAACAGCGGCGCCCCCCTCTGACACCCCCCACACCCGCACCAATGCTCCTCCTGTCAGCACCCAGGCCTCAGGGGCCGACCTGTTCCCTGGGCAGCCTCTGTCAGACAGGGTCTCCAGCCTCGCCCAGCAGGGGCTGCggaccaggaagaggaaggagatggaggaggacgaggtgcctaaggggagcagggctgaagggatggagatggaggagctggagtccATCATGTTTGAAGAGATGGTGGACTTTGAGGACGAGCAGATGTCACAGTTGGAACAGAACTCAGCCAATAGAAAGCAGGCCCAAGAGACAGTGAAATATGCCTCCACCAATAAGAAACAACGTCTTCAAGTGGAGGAACATGGAACACCCAATCAGAGGGTTAACCTGGATCCAGTGGAAGGTTCTTCAGCCGGTAGATTTCAGGGTTCTTTGACGGCGCTTGCCTCTGCCAGCAAGAAACAGCAGGTTCATCCGGAGAGCCACCACACGGCCAATCAGACATCAAGCTTGGATCATCAGCGGAGCTCGTCAGCCAATACCAACCTGCGGGCTGAAGTCAAAGATGAGGAGGTGTCTTTTGTTGAG GGGGCAGACATGGAGGATGTGGACCTTCCCCGCAGGCTGCTCCAGGTGGAGTTCAAGTCCCTCATGGTGACGGAACCTTCTAGAACCAGGCCTGCGAGCCGGACTGTGAATGGACACAGCCAGGGGAAGAACTTCAAACGGTTCCGGAAG gtcccTGTGCCTGCTACTGAGGGTTTGCCCAACATCATTGGTGGGTCGGATCTCCTGGCCCACCACCGGGGCACGAGTCACGAGCTGGAAGACTGGCTGAGGGAGGCTGCAGAG gagGAGCGACAGAGCAGGTGTGAGGAGACTTTGGGAGACGACCTCTTCAG GTACAACCCTAAACCTGCCAAGAGAAAATGA
- the nbn gene encoding nibrin isoform X1, with product MWILIPLEVKGPGTGAAHYLLPSKDYVVGRKGCDVLLPNDQSISRAHAHLSAGDQSLTVKDSSKYGTFVNEERLSGVTPRNLKSGDRLTFGVFHSKFRIEHQVIVVCSSCLDMDGKTSLSQGLLPLGGRMVNTWTQDCTYLVMPSVKVTIKTICALLCCRPIVTQNYFSELIKAMQQKQEQPKVESFYPDIDEPSLNKDEVDLSERQERKRLFTDRTFVFLSSKQLKRLSSAVTFGGGRSHLLEEGKLPVSLLESPWSCVVDIVTGNSQAISPSTRKWADSVGQILQKKGFRFITESEIGLAAIYVSCEKYCNPSNEMGDSDSMRVRRVIPRASLSQNTAVEETVLQAASQNITAYVVNTEPSQRMDLSGVTAVGETPERNQSRGPSRPKPSLGRDQAASCTVAETMMSSFPATENAGVPKTRSTEPETRGRGNCTVSKFLAPPLQFSGSPKMSPQKGSHQKPKPLLQGSPHKQSSLTSFFQSVNKKRQREEGLPAESEPKRTAAPPSDTPHTRTNAPPVSTQASGADLFPGQPLSDRVSSLAQQGLRTRKRKEMEEDEVPKGSRAEGMEMEELESIMFEEMVDFEDEQMSQLEQNSANRKQAQETVKYASTNKKQRLQVEEHGTPNQRVNLDPVEGSSAGRFQGSLTALASASKKQQVHPESHHTANQTSSLDHQRSSSANTNLRAEVKDEEVSFVEDGAAGPCGAALGACPESSAVKQEVPGADMEDVDLPRRLLQVEFKSLMVTEPSRTRPASRTVNGHSQGKNFKRFRKVPVPATEGLPNIIGGSDLLAHHRGTSHELEDWLREAAEEERQSRCEETLGDDLFRYNPKPAKRK from the exons ATGTGGATACTGATCCCATTAGAAGTTAAAG GTCCCGGGACAGGTGCAGCCCACTACCTTCTGCCTAGTAAAGACTATGTGGTGGGGCGTAAGGGCTGTGACGTCCTTCTGCCCAACGACCAGTCTATCAGCCGGGCTCATGCACACCTTAGTGCCGGTGATCAG TCCCTGACGGTAAAGGACAGCTCTAAGTATGGCACGTTTGTGAACGAAGAGCGTCTGTCTGGAGTCACACCCAGGAATCTGAAGTCAGGGGACAGACTAACGTTTGGGGTCTTCCACAGCAAGTTCAG AATCGAACACCAGGTGATCGTGGTTTGTTCATCGTGCTTGGACATGGATGGGAAAACCTCCCTGTCTCAAGGCCTGCTTCCCCTGGGAGGCCGAATGGTCAACACCTGGACACAAGACTGCACTTACCTGGTCATGCCCTCAGTCAAAGTCACCATCAAG ACTATATGCGCTCTGCTGTGCTGTCGACCCATAGTTACACAGAATTACTTCTCTGAGCTCATTAAAGCAATGCAGCAGAAACAGGAGCAGCCTAAAGTGGAGAG CTTCTACCCGGATATTGACGAGCCCAGCTTGAACAAAGACGAAGTCGACCTGAGCGAGAGGCAGGAACGCAAACGTCTCTTCACTGACAGGACGTTTGTCTTCCTCAGCTCCAAACAG CTAAAACGCCTGAGTTCAGCAGTGACgtttggaggagggaggagccacctcctggaggaggggaaatTGCCAGTGTCACTCCTGGAGTCGCCATGGAGCTGTGTTGTTGACATAGTAACGGGGAACTCCCAGGCAATTTCACCGTCCACCAGGAAATGGGCTGATTCCGTGGGACAGATTCTACAgaa GAAGGGATTTCGATTTATCACAGAGTCTGAAATCGGATTGGCTGCCATTTATGTTTCTTGTGAAAAGTATTGCAATCCATCCAATGAAATGGGAGACTCAG ATTCAATGCGGGTGAGACGTGTTATTCCGAGAGCCTCTCTATCCCAGAACACCGCAGTGGAGGAGACTGTGCTCCAGGCAGCGTCACAGAACATCACAGCATATGTTGTCAACACAGAGCCATCCCAGcg GATGGACCTGAGTGGGGTGACGGCGGTAGGAGagaccccggagaggaaccAGAGCCGGGGCCCCAGCCGGCCCAAACCTTCCCTGGGCCGGGACCAGGCCGCCAGCTGCACCGTCGCAGAGACCATGATGTCATCATTCCCCGCCACAGAGAACGCAGGCGTCCCAAAGACAAGGAGCACAGAGCCAGAAACCCGAG GGAGAGGCAACTGCACCGTGTCAAAGTTCTTAGCCCCGCCTCTCCAGTTTAGTGGCAGTCCGAAGATGTCCCCTCAAAAAGGCTCTCACCAGAAACCAAAACCTTTGCTACAAGGTTCCCCACACAAACAGTCCTCCCTGACCAGCTTCTTCCAGTCTGTCAACAAGAAAAG GCAACGTGAGGAGGGCTTGCCTGCTGAGTCTGAACCGAAGAGAACAGCGGCGCCCCCCTCTGACACCCCCCACACCCGCACCAATGCTCCTCCTGTCAGCACCCAGGCCTCAGGGGCCGACCTGTTCCCTGGGCAGCCTCTGTCAGACAGGGTCTCCAGCCTCGCCCAGCAGGGGCTGCggaccaggaagaggaaggagatggaggaggacgaggtgcctaaggggagcagggctgaagggatggagatggaggagctggagtccATCATGTTTGAAGAGATGGTGGACTTTGAGGACGAGCAGATGTCACAGTTGGAACAGAACTCAGCCAATAGAAAGCAGGCCCAAGAGACAGTGAAATATGCCTCCACCAATAAGAAACAACGTCTTCAAGTGGAGGAACATGGAACACCCAATCAGAGGGTTAACCTGGATCCAGTGGAAGGTTCTTCAGCCGGTAGATTTCAGGGTTCTTTGACGGCGCTTGCCTCTGCCAGCAAGAAACAGCAGGTTCATCCGGAGAGCCACCACACGGCCAATCAGACATCAAGCTTGGATCATCAGCGGAGCTCGTCAGCCAATACCAACCTGCGGGCTGAAGTCAAAGATGAGGAGGTGTCTTTTGTTGAG gATGGAGCTGCAGGTCCGTGTGGGGCAGCGCTGGGTGCCTGTCCTGAATCCTCCGCAGTCAAACAGGAAGTCCCA GGGGCAGACATGGAGGATGTGGACCTTCCCCGCAGGCTGCTCCAGGTGGAGTTCAAGTCCCTCATGGTGACGGAACCTTCTAGAACCAGGCCTGCGAGCCGGACTGTGAATGGACACAGCCAGGGGAAGAACTTCAAACGGTTCCGGAAG gtcccTGTGCCTGCTACTGAGGGTTTGCCCAACATCATTGGTGGGTCGGATCTCCTGGCCCACCACCGGGGCACGAGTCACGAGCTGGAAGACTGGCTGAGGGAGGCTGCAGAG gagGAGCGACAGAGCAGGTGTGAGGAGACTTTGGGAGACGACCTCTTCAG GTACAACCCTAAACCTGCCAAGAGAAAATGA
- the zgc:174935 gene encoding dihydrolipoyllysine-residue acetyltransferase component of pyruvate dehydrogenase complex: MRLHGGVLGGSGLVCAAMLVIIFLRRKEEDELQTKVQFQLVKLQMTRDILMENQHEIIRIHNLLDKSNAQMNVLDPEVNRVKATEEIWKSKLETCTGEKKNMADEVAFIKSQQAEVFAEFEKETSVWKVEVNSLQKQMTQHSKLCNFVRNDSDEARKLCGTVVPKENPKELDVKEAPQPEAPQPEPPKPEAPKPDAPKPDAPKPDAPKPDAPKP, from the exons ATGAGGCTGCATGGGGGGGTCCTGGGTGGCTCCGGGCTGGTGTGCGCTGCCATGCTGGTCATCATCTTCCTacggaggaaagaagaggacgAGTTGCAGACTAAAGTGCAGTTTCAGCTAGTGAAACTGCAGATGACAAGAGACATACTGATGGAGAATCAACACGAGATCATCCGAATCCACAACCTGCTAGACAAAAGCAATGCTCAGATGAACGTGCTGGATCCGGAAGTCAATCGAGTTAAGGCCACCGAGGAGATCTGGAAGAGCAAGCTAGAGACATGCacaggagagaag AAAAACATGGCTGATGAGGTTGCTTTCATCAAATCACAACAAGCTGAAGTTTTTG CTGAGTTTGAAAAGGAGACGTCTGTCTGGAAGGTGGAGGTGAACTCTCTCCAAAAACAGATGACTCAGCACAGCAAATTGTGTAACTTTGTCAGAAATGACTCCGATGAAGCCAG GAAACTGTGTGGAACTGTGGTTCCTAAGGAGAACCCTAAAGAACTTGACGTTAAAGAAGCACCACAACCAGAAGCACCACAACCAGAACCACCAAAACCAGAAGCACCAAAACCAGATGCACCAAAACCAGATGCACCAAAACCAGATGCACCAAAACCAGATGCACCAAAACCATAG
- the si:dkey-87o1.2 gene encoding uncharacterized protein si:dkey-87o1.2, translated as MKLLSVLLFLSVSGMGWLMFEAIKQEMSLRQLRSTLALGSNQMKQKEDRIHQIKMKITELNEQFMPLKNKMDELQKEKQESIKVTEELDLNLQKCNEEKGSHEKKKTKVTEDLKKLQADNEAKKTTMLAEIQGLKQHILDRDHAVCAFVDQTNEEGMKLCKLSGAK; from the exons ATGAAGCTGCTGTCTGTCTTGCTGTTCCTGAGCGTGAGCGGGATGGGGTGGTTAATGTTCGAGGCCATCAAGCAGGAGATGAGTCTGCGGCAGCTGAGGAGCACCCTTGCACTGGGCTCTAATCAGATGAAGCAGAAGGAGGACCGCATCCACCAGATCAAGATGAAGATCACAGAGCTGAATGAGCAATTCATGCCACTCAAAAACAAAATGGACGAGCTGCAAAAAGAGAAACAAGAATCCATCAAAGTCACAGAGGAACTGGACCTGAACCTGCAGAAGTGTAATGAAGAAAAG GGATCCcatgagaagaagaagacaaagGTGACTGAGGACCTAAAGAAACTACAAG CGGATAATGAAGCAAAGAAGACGACCATGCTGGCAGAGATCCAGGGTCTGAAGCAGCACATCCTGGATCGGGACCACgcagtgtgtgcatttgtggatCAAACCAACGAGGAGGGAAT GAAGCTGTGTAAATTATCTGGAGCAAAATGA
- the them4 gene encoding acyl-coenzyme A thioesterase THEM4 isoform X3: MERAISNNITPFSSTGMVQLAAQRTSFIRCRSMAVLPWPFSSQPRDFSLPNSSWGSEMRQQYEHYNSQCEEMTEEGEKKRGPWRRLPSYNRSLKFATGGVYLSKIIQSKARLFTRNIREQGAAFEYVMFVNKEEQKCVCVFQAGHLLEGPPGHVHGGAIATMIDTVIGTHSTYLSGPVMTANLNINYRSPIPLGSTVLLHCSLDKKEGRKTFVTCQVTSTDGSRLHTEATGLFLSINVGHILGV, translated from the exons ATGGAACGG GCCATCAGCAACAACATCACACCGTTTTCGTCTACCGGAATGGTCCAGCTAGCTGCCCAGAGGACTTCCTTTATCCGCTGCCGTAGCATGGCG GTGTTGCCCTGGCCATTCTCTTCCCAACCCAGAGACTTCAGCTTGCCCAACTCGTCCTGGGGCTCTGAGATGAGGCAGCAGTATGAACACTACAACAGCCAGTGTGAGGAAatgacagaggaaggagagaaaaagagagggcctTGGAGAAGACTGCCTAGTTATAACCGCTCCCTCAAGTTTGCAACTG GTGGAGTGTATCTGAGTAAAATAATCCAGTCCAAGGCTCGCCTCTTCACCAGGAACATCAGGGAACAGGGAGCAGCGTTTGAGTACGTCATGTTTGTCAACAAAGAagagcagaagtgtgtgtgtgtgttccaggctggACATCTGCTGGAAGGGCCTCCAGG GCATGTCCATGGGGGGGCGATAGCCACTATGATTGACACGGTGATAGGGACCCATTCCACCTACCTCTCTGGACCAGTCATGACTGCTAACCTTAACATCAACTACCGCAG CCCCATCCCATTGGGCAGCACAGTATTACTCCACTGCTCATTGGATAAAAAAGAAGGGAGGAAAACGTTTGTGACCTGTCAGGTGACCAGCACAGACGGCTCCAGACTACACACAGAGGCCACAG GATTGTTTCTTTCGATCAACGTTGGCCACATTTTGGGAGTGTGA
- the them4 gene encoding acyl-coenzyme A thioesterase THEM4 isoform X1 yields the protein MMRTGVHIVRSLCRAPQAISNNITPFSSTGMVQLAAQRTSFIRCRSMAVLPWPFSSQPRDFSLPNSSWGSEMRQQYEHYNSQCEEMTEEGEKKRGPWRRLPSYNRSLKFATGGVYLSKIIQSKARLFTRNIREQGAAFEYVMFVNKEEQKCVCVFQAGHLLEGPPGHVHGGAIATMIDTVIGTHSTYLSGPVMTANLNINYRSPIPLGSTVLLHCSLDKKEGRKTFVTCQVTSTDGSRLHTEATGLFLSINVGHILGV from the exons ATGATGCGAACCGGTGTGCACATTGTGAGAAGTCTCTGCCGCGCACCTCAGGCCATCAGCAACAACATCACACCGTTTTCGTCTACCGGAATGGTCCAGCTAGCTGCCCAGAGGACTTCCTTTATCCGCTGCCGTAGCATGGCG GTGTTGCCCTGGCCATTCTCTTCCCAACCCAGAGACTTCAGCTTGCCCAACTCGTCCTGGGGCTCTGAGATGAGGCAGCAGTATGAACACTACAACAGCCAGTGTGAGGAAatgacagaggaaggagagaaaaagagagggcctTGGAGAAGACTGCCTAGTTATAACCGCTCCCTCAAGTTTGCAACTG GTGGAGTGTATCTGAGTAAAATAATCCAGTCCAAGGCTCGCCTCTTCACCAGGAACATCAGGGAACAGGGAGCAGCGTTTGAGTACGTCATGTTTGTCAACAAAGAagagcagaagtgtgtgtgtgtgttccaggctggACATCTGCTGGAAGGGCCTCCAGG GCATGTCCATGGGGGGGCGATAGCCACTATGATTGACACGGTGATAGGGACCCATTCCACCTACCTCTCTGGACCAGTCATGACTGCTAACCTTAACATCAACTACCGCAG CCCCATCCCATTGGGCAGCACAGTATTACTCCACTGCTCATTGGATAAAAAAGAAGGGAGGAAAACGTTTGTGACCTGTCAGGTGACCAGCACAGACGGCTCCAGACTACACACAGAGGCCACAG GATTGTTTCTTTCGATCAACGTTGGCCACATTTTGGGAGTGTGA
- the them4 gene encoding acyl-coenzyme A thioesterase THEM4 isoform X4, translating to MMRTGVHIVRSLCRAPQAISNNITPFSSTGMVQLAAQRTSFIRCRSMAVLPWPFSSQPRDFSLPNSSWGSEMRQQYEHYNSQCEEMTEEGEKKRGPWRRLPSYNRSLKFATGGVYLSKIIQSKARLFTRNIREQGAAFEYVMFVNKEEQKCVCVFQAGHLLEGPPGHVHGGAIATMIDTVIGTHSTYLSGPVMTANLNINYRRIVSFDQRWPHFGSVTRQLATN from the exons ATGATGCGAACCGGTGTGCACATTGTGAGAAGTCTCTGCCGCGCACCTCAGGCCATCAGCAACAACATCACACCGTTTTCGTCTACCGGAATGGTCCAGCTAGCTGCCCAGAGGACTTCCTTTATCCGCTGCCGTAGCATGGCG GTGTTGCCCTGGCCATTCTCTTCCCAACCCAGAGACTTCAGCTTGCCCAACTCGTCCTGGGGCTCTGAGATGAGGCAGCAGTATGAACACTACAACAGCCAGTGTGAGGAAatgacagaggaaggagagaaaaagagagggcctTGGAGAAGACTGCCTAGTTATAACCGCTCCCTCAAGTTTGCAACTG GTGGAGTGTATCTGAGTAAAATAATCCAGTCCAAGGCTCGCCTCTTCACCAGGAACATCAGGGAACAGGGAGCAGCGTTTGAGTACGTCATGTTTGTCAACAAAGAagagcagaagtgtgtgtgtgtgttccaggctggACATCTGCTGGAAGGGCCTCCAGG GCATGTCCATGGGGGGGCGATAGCCACTATGATTGACACGGTGATAGGGACCCATTCCACCTACCTCTCTGGACCAGTCATGACTGCTAACCTTAACATCAACTACCGCAG GATTGTTTCTTTCGATCAACGTTGGCCACATTTTGGGAGTGTGACGCG CCAACTAGCAACCAACTAG
- the them4 gene encoding acyl-coenzyme A thioesterase THEM4 isoform X2: protein MMRTGVHIVRSLCRAPQAISNNITPFSSTGMVQLAAQRTSFIRCRSMAVLPWPFSSQPRDFSLPNSSWGSEMRQQYEHYNSQCEEMTEEGEKKRGPWRRLPSYNRSLKFATGGVYLSKIIQSKARLFTRNIREQGAAFEYVMFVNKEEQKCVCVFQAGHLLEGPPGHVHGGAIATMIDTVIGTHSTYLSGPVMTANLNINYRSPIPLGSTVLLHCSLDKKEGRKTFVTCQVTSTDGSRLHTEATGNSHTSPG from the exons ATGATGCGAACCGGTGTGCACATTGTGAGAAGTCTCTGCCGCGCACCTCAGGCCATCAGCAACAACATCACACCGTTTTCGTCTACCGGAATGGTCCAGCTAGCTGCCCAGAGGACTTCCTTTATCCGCTGCCGTAGCATGGCG GTGTTGCCCTGGCCATTCTCTTCCCAACCCAGAGACTTCAGCTTGCCCAACTCGTCCTGGGGCTCTGAGATGAGGCAGCAGTATGAACACTACAACAGCCAGTGTGAGGAAatgacagaggaaggagagaaaaagagagggcctTGGAGAAGACTGCCTAGTTATAACCGCTCCCTCAAGTTTGCAACTG GTGGAGTGTATCTGAGTAAAATAATCCAGTCCAAGGCTCGCCTCTTCACCAGGAACATCAGGGAACAGGGAGCAGCGTTTGAGTACGTCATGTTTGTCAACAAAGAagagcagaagtgtgtgtgtgtgttccaggctggACATCTGCTGGAAGGGCCTCCAGG GCATGTCCATGGGGGGGCGATAGCCACTATGATTGACACGGTGATAGGGACCCATTCCACCTACCTCTCTGGACCAGTCATGACTGCTAACCTTAACATCAACTACCGCAG CCCCATCCCATTGGGCAGCACAGTATTACTCCACTGCTCATTGGATAAAAAAGAAGGGAGGAAAACGTTTGTGACCTGTCAGGTGACCAGCACAGACGGCTCCAGACTACACACAGAGGCCACAGGTAACTCTCACACCAGCCCAG GCTAG